In the genome of Pseudomonas sp. HS6, one region contains:
- a CDS encoding excinuclease codes for MQAKALIAATLFSLLPSASHATNLMYMPFENVLSDAIRAGRLDGSVKFYLIGNGPQGTQRMLQRGVVSDLKTNGFNKSDHDSCEWVLQSNLIALQAQAKRVGANAVTNIVSYYDQHVRKDLNTYECRAGVFVTRVALKGDLVRLP; via the coding sequence ATGCAAGCGAAAGCCCTGATCGCCGCCACCCTTTTCAGCCTGCTGCCCAGCGCCAGCCACGCCACCAACCTGATGTACATGCCGTTCGAAAACGTGCTGTCGGATGCGATTCGTGCCGGGCGGCTGGATGGCAGTGTGAAGTTCTACCTGATCGGCAATGGACCACAGGGGACTCAGCGGATGTTGCAGCGCGGCGTGGTCAGCGATCTGAAGACCAACGGTTTCAACAAGAGCGATCACGACTCGTGCGAGTGGGTGTTGCAGTCGAACCTTATTGCGCTGCAGGCCCAGGCCAAGCGCGTCGGAGCCAATGCGGTGACCAATATCGTCAGCTACTACGACCAGCATGTACGCAAGGATCTGAACACTTACGAATGTCGCGCCGGGGTGTTTGTGACGCGGGTGGCGTTGAAGGGGGATCTGGTGCGGCTGCCCTGA
- a CDS encoding LysR family transcriptional regulator, with product MELRHLRYFIAVAEELHFGRAAQVLGISQPPLSQQIQALEQEVGARLFERTNRRVELSEAGRLFLEEARLVLAQVDKAADVARRAQLGELGELKIGFTSSAPFNSTIPQAIFSFRQRFPAVHLNLREMSSTMVADALVDESIEVGIMRPLGLPDSLSVVELMREPLVAVLSSKHPLAQGSEEGLFLSALALEPFVFFPRSYGSGLYSQLISLARDAGFSPHFAQEAGEAMTIIGLVAAGLGVSVMPASYQRMRIDGVVYRPLLDPEAVTAVWLVQRKDQKSPMAKAFVELLTRKVEAG from the coding sequence ATGGAATTGCGTCACTTGCGCTACTTCATCGCCGTCGCCGAAGAACTGCACTTCGGCCGCGCCGCCCAGGTGCTGGGCATCTCCCAGCCACCGCTGAGCCAGCAGATTCAGGCGCTGGAACAGGAAGTCGGCGCACGGCTGTTCGAGCGTACCAATCGTCGGGTCGAGCTCAGCGAAGCCGGGCGACTGTTTCTGGAAGAGGCGCGGTTGGTGCTGGCTCAGGTCGACAAAGCGGCGGATGTGGCGCGGCGTGCGCAACTGGGTGAACTCGGTGAGTTGAAGATCGGCTTCACCTCGTCGGCACCGTTCAACTCGACCATTCCCCAGGCGATTTTTTCCTTCCGCCAGCGCTTCCCGGCCGTGCACCTGAACCTGCGCGAGATGAGCAGCACCATGGTGGCCGACGCGTTGGTGGACGAGTCGATCGAGGTCGGCATCATGCGTCCGCTGGGCCTGCCGGATTCGCTGAGCGTGGTCGAACTGATGCGTGAGCCCTTGGTCGCGGTGCTCAGCTCCAAGCATCCATTGGCGCAGGGCAGTGAGGAAGGTCTGTTTTTGTCGGCTCTGGCTCTGGAGCCGTTCGTGTTCTTCCCGCGCAGCTACGGCAGTGGTCTGTATTCGCAACTGATCAGCCTGGCCCGTGACGCCGGGTTCAGTCCGCACTTCGCCCAAGAGGCCGGCGAAGCCATGACCATCATCGGTCTGGTGGCGGCGGGCCTGGGCGTGTCGGTGATGCCGGCCTCGTATCAGCGGATGCGCATCGATGGCGTGGTCTATCGACCGCTGCTGGACCCCGAGGCTGTGACGGCGGTGTGGCTGGTGCAGCGCAAGGATCAGAAATCGCCGATGGCCAAGGCGTTTGTCGAGCTGCTCACACGCAAGGTCGAAGCCGGCTGA
- a CDS encoding MFS transporter: MKTAVAPLAHEVPPAAADDVLTELQEIYIEKGTPAFMRTVLALFSGGFATFALLYCVQPMMPLLSHEYSINAAQSSLILSVATGMLAFGLLITGPISDRVGRKPVMVAALFAAALCTIASSMMPSWHGVLIMRALIGLSLSGLAAVAMTYLSEEIHPQHIGLAMGLYIGGNAIGGMSGRLITGVLIDFVSWHTAMLVIGGLALIAAAVFWKILPESRNFRSRSLHPRSLLDGFTMHFRDAGLPLLFLEAFVLMGAFVTLFNYIGYRLLAEPYHLDQVFVGLLSVVYLSGIYSSAKIGSLADKLGRRKVLWATIALMFAGLALTMFTPLPLVIIGMLIFTFGFFAAHSVASSWIGRRALKAKGQASSLYLFSYYAGSSIAGTAGGVFWHMAGWNGIGLFIGALLLVALLVALKLAKLPPLGGVKA; this comes from the coding sequence GTGAAAACCGCCGTCGCTCCACTGGCCCATGAAGTCCCGCCCGCTGCGGCGGACGATGTGCTGACCGAACTGCAAGAGATCTACATCGAGAAAGGCACACCAGCGTTCATGCGCACGGTACTCGCGCTGTTCAGCGGCGGCTTCGCGACGTTCGCCCTGCTGTACTGCGTGCAGCCGATGATGCCGCTGCTGTCCCACGAATATTCGATCAACGCGGCACAGAGCAGCCTGATCCTGTCGGTGGCCACCGGCATGCTGGCCTTCGGTCTGCTGATCACCGGGCCGATTTCCGATCGGGTCGGGCGCAAACCGGTGATGGTCGCCGCACTGTTTGCTGCGGCGCTTTGCACCATCGCCAGTTCGATGATGCCGAGCTGGCACGGCGTGCTGATCATGCGTGCGCTGATCGGGTTGTCGTTGAGTGGTCTGGCGGCGGTTGCAATGACTTACCTCAGCGAGGAAATCCATCCGCAGCACATCGGTCTGGCGATGGGCCTGTACATCGGCGGCAACGCGATCGGCGGGATGAGTGGACGGTTGATCACCGGTGTACTGATCGACTTCGTCAGCTGGCACACAGCGATGCTGGTGATCGGCGGTCTGGCGCTGATCGCGGCGGCGGTGTTCTGGAAGATCCTGCCGGAGTCACGCAACTTTCGCTCCCGCTCGCTGCACCCGCGCAGCCTGCTCGACGGTTTCACCATGCACTTTCGCGATGCCGGCTTGCCGCTGCTTTTCCTTGAGGCGTTCGTGCTGATGGGCGCGTTCGTCACGTTGTTCAACTACATCGGCTACCGCCTGCTGGCCGAGCCGTATCACCTGGATCAGGTGTTTGTGGGGCTGTTGTCGGTGGTCTACCTGTCGGGCATCTACAGCTCGGCGAAAATCGGTTCGCTGGCCGACAAACTGGGCCGTCGCAAAGTGCTGTGGGCGACCATCGCCCTAATGTTCGCCGGCCTCGCCCTGACCATGTTCACACCGCTGCCACTGGTGATCATCGGCATGCTGATCTTCACCTTCGGCTTCTTCGCCGCCCACTCGGTAGCCAGCAGCTGGATCGGCCGTCGGGCACTCAAGGCCAAGGGCCAGGCGTCTTCGTTGTACCTGTTCAGCTATTACGCCGGGTCGAGCATCGCCGGGACGGCGGGCGGAGTGTTCTGGCACATGGCCGGGTGGAACGGGATCGGTCTGTTTATCGGTGCGTTGTTGCTGGTGGCGCTGTTGGTGGCGTTGAAGCTGGCGAAGTTGCCGCCACTGGGTGGCGTAAAAGCCTGA
- the hemE gene encoding uroporphyrinogen decarboxylase has product MTALKNDRFLRALLKQPVDVTPVWMMRQAGRYLPEYRASRAQAGDFMSLCMNPEFACEVTMQPLDRYPQLDAAILFSDILTIPDAMGQGLYFETGEGPRFKKVVSTLADIEALPIPDPHKDLGYVMDAVSTIRRELNGRVPLIGFSGSPWTLATYMVEGGSSKDFRKTKAMLYDNPQAMHLLLDKLAQSVTSYLNGQIQAGAQAVQIFDTWGGNLSAAAYQEFSLAYMKKIVSGLIREHDGRKVPVILFTKNGGLWLESIAEAGADALGLDWTCDIGNARARVGDKVALQGNMDPTVLYAKPEAIRTEVGRILASYGKGSGHVFNLGHGITPEVDPEHAGAFLRAVHELSAQYHE; this is encoded by the coding sequence ATGACTGCCCTGAAGAACGACCGTTTCCTCCGCGCCCTGCTCAAGCAACCCGTAGACGTCACCCCTGTGTGGATGATGCGCCAGGCCGGCCGCTACCTGCCGGAATACCGCGCCAGCCGCGCTCAGGCCGGCGACTTCATGAGCCTGTGCATGAATCCGGAATTCGCCTGCGAAGTCACGATGCAACCCCTCGACCGCTATCCGCAACTGGACGCGGCGATCCTGTTCTCCGACATCCTCACCATTCCCGATGCCATGGGCCAGGGCCTGTACTTCGAGACTGGTGAAGGTCCGCGCTTCAAGAAAGTCGTCAGCACTCTGGCTGACATCGAAGCTCTGCCGATCCCGGACCCGCACAAAGACCTCGGTTACGTGATGGACGCGGTCAGCACCATCCGCCGCGAACTGAACGGCCGTGTACCGCTGATCGGTTTCTCCGGTAGCCCGTGGACTCTCGCCACTTACATGGTCGAAGGCGGCTCGTCGAAAGACTTCCGCAAGACCAAGGCGATGCTCTACGACAACCCGCAAGCCATGCACCTGCTGCTGGACAAGCTGGCGCAGTCGGTGACTTCGTACCTGAACGGCCAGATCCAGGCCGGCGCCCAAGCGGTACAGATCTTCGATACCTGGGGCGGCAACCTGTCGGCGGCGGCGTATCAGGAATTCTCCCTGGCCTACATGAAGAAAATCGTCAGCGGCCTGATCCGCGAGCACGACGGTCGCAAGGTTCCGGTGATCCTGTTCACCAAGAACGGCGGCCTGTGGCTGGAAAGCATCGCCGAGGCTGGCGCCGACGCACTGGGCCTGGACTGGACCTGCGACATCGGTAACGCCCGCGCCCGCGTCGGTGACAAGGTCGCACTGCAAGGCAACATGGACCCGACCGTGCTGTACGCCAAACCTGAAGCGATCCGCACCGAAGTCGGGCGCATCCTCGCCAGCTACGGCAAAGGCAGCGGCCACGTGTTCAACCTTGGCCACGGCATCACGCCTGAAGTCGATCCGGAACATGCCGGCGCCTTCCTGCGTGCGGTGCATGAACTGTCGGCGCAGTATCACGAGTAA
- the gltB gene encoding glutamate synthase large subunit: MKAGLYQPDEFKDNCGFGLIAHMQGEPSHTLLQTAIEALTCMTHRGGINADGKTGDGCGLLIQKPDAFLRAIAQEAFSVELPKQYAVGMVFFNQDPAKAEAARENMNREIQAEGLQLIGWRKVPIDTSVLGRLALERLPQIEQVYIGGEGLSDQDMAVKLFSARRRSSVANAADTDHYICSFSHKTIIYKGLMMPADLAAFYPDLGDQRLQTAICVFHQRFSTNTLPKWPLAQPFRFLAHNGEINTITGNRNWAQARRTKFSNDLMDLEELGPLVNRVGSDSSSMDNMLELMVTGGIDLFRGVRMIIPPAWQNVETMDPDLRAFYEYNSMHMEPWDGPAGVVMTDGRYAVCLLDRNGLRPARWVTTTNGFITVASEIGVWNYQPQDVIAKGRVGPGQILAVDTETGQILDTDAIDNRLKSRHPYKQWLRKNALRIQATMEDNDHGSAFYDVDQLKQYMKMYQVTFEERDQVLRPLGEQGYEAVGSMGDDTPMAVLSQRVRTPYDYFRQQFAQVTNPPIDPLREAIVMSLEICLGAERNIFQESPEHASRVILSSPVISPAKWRSLMNLDRPGFERQIIDLNYDETVGLEAAIRNVADQAEEAVRAGRTQIVLSDRHIAPGKLPIHASMATGAVHHRLTEKGLRCDSNILVETATARDPHHFAVLIGFGASAVYPFLAYEVLGDLIRTGEVLGDLYEVFKNYRKGITKGLLKILSKMGISTIASYRGAQLFEAIGLSEEVCELSFRGVPSRIKGARFVDIEAEQKALATEAWSPRKPIQQGGLLKFVHGGEYHAYNPDVVNTLQAAVQQGDYSKFKEYTSLVDNRPVSMIRDLFKVKTLDTPLDISEIEPLESVLKRFDSAGISLGALSPEAHEALAEAMNRLGARSNSGEGGEDPARYGTIKSSKIKQVATGRFGVTPEYLVNAEVLQIKVAQGAKPGEGGQLPGGKVNGLIAKLRYAVPGVTLISPPPHHDIYSIEDLSQLIFDLKQVNPKALVSVKLVAEAGVGTIAAGVAKAYADLITISGYDGGTGASPLTSIKYAGAPWELGLAETHQTLRGNDLRGKVRVQTDGGLKTGLDVIKAAILGAESFGFGTAPMIALGCKYLRICHLNNCATGVATQNEKLRKDHYIGTVDMVVNFFTYVAEETREWLAKLGVRSLEELIGRTDLLEILEGQTAKQHHLDLTPLLGSDHIPADKPQFCGVERNPPFDQGLLAERMVEMATSAINDLSGAEFELDICNCDRSIGARISGEIARKHGNQGMAKAPVTFRFKGTAGQSFGVWNAGGLNMYLEGDANDYVGKGMTGGKLVIVPPKGSAYQTQNSAIIGNTCLYGATGGKLFAAGTAGERFAVRNSGAHTVVEGTGDHCCEYMTGGFVCVLGKTGYNFGSGMTGGFAYVLDQDNTFVDRVNHELVEIQRISGEAMEAYRSHLQNVLNEYVEETDSEWGRELAENLDDYLRRFWLVKPKAANLKSLLSSTRANPQ, translated from the coding sequence ATGAAAGCAGGTCTGTACCAACCAGATGAATTCAAGGATAACTGCGGTTTCGGCCTGATAGCCCATATGCAGGGCGAGCCCAGTCATACCCTATTGCAAACGGCCATTGAGGCCCTGACCTGCATGACCCACCGCGGTGGGATTAATGCCGACGGCAAGACCGGTGACGGTTGCGGTCTGCTGATTCAAAAGCCCGACGCCTTCCTGCGTGCCATTGCCCAGGAAGCCTTCAGCGTCGAGTTGCCCAAGCAATATGCCGTGGGCATGGTCTTCTTCAATCAGGATCCGGCCAAGGCCGAAGCGGCTCGCGAAAACATGAACCGCGAGATCCAGGCTGAAGGCCTGCAACTGATCGGCTGGCGCAAAGTGCCTATCGACACTAGCGTCCTCGGCCGCCTCGCCCTTGAGCGCCTGCCGCAGATCGAGCAGGTGTACATCGGTGGCGAAGGCCTGAGCGATCAGGACATGGCGGTCAAGCTGTTCAGCGCCCGTCGTCGTTCGTCGGTGGCCAACGCCGCCGACACCGACCACTACATCTGCAGCTTTTCCCACAAGACCATCATCTATAAAGGCCTGATGATGCCGGCCGACCTGGCCGCGTTCTATCCGGACCTGGGTGACCAGCGCCTGCAAACCGCAATCTGCGTGTTCCACCAGCGCTTCTCCACCAACACCTTGCCGAAATGGCCGCTGGCTCAGCCATTCCGCTTCCTCGCCCACAACGGCGAGATCAACACCATCACCGGCAACCGCAACTGGGCCCAGGCCCGTCGCACCAAGTTCAGCAACGATCTGATGGATCTGGAAGAACTCGGCCCGCTGGTGAACCGTGTCGGTTCCGACTCCTCAAGCATGGACAACATGCTCGAGCTGATGGTCACCGGCGGCATCGACCTGTTCCGTGGCGTGCGGATGATCATTCCGCCTGCGTGGCAGAACGTCGAAACCATGGACCCGGATCTGCGTGCGTTTTACGAGTACAACTCGATGCACATGGAGCCGTGGGACGGCCCGGCCGGCGTTGTAATGACCGATGGCCGCTACGCAGTGTGCCTGCTCGACCGTAACGGTCTGCGCCCGGCGCGTTGGGTCACCACCACCAACGGTTTCATCACTGTCGCCTCGGAAATCGGCGTCTGGAACTACCAGCCGCAGGACGTGATCGCCAAGGGTCGCGTCGGTCCTGGCCAGATCCTCGCCGTGGACACCGAAACCGGGCAGATCCTCGACACCGACGCGATCGACAACCGTCTGAAATCCCGTCATCCGTACAAGCAATGGCTGCGCAAGAATGCCCTGCGCATTCAGGCGACCATGGAAGACAACGATCACGGTTCGGCTTTCTACGACGTCGATCAGCTCAAGCAATACATGAAGATGTATCAGGTCACGTTCGAAGAGCGCGATCAGGTATTGCGTCCGCTCGGCGAGCAAGGCTATGAGGCCGTCGGCTCGATGGGCGACGACACGCCGATGGCCGTGCTGTCCCAGCGCGTGCGCACGCCGTACGACTATTTCCGTCAGCAGTTCGCGCAGGTGACCAACCCGCCGATCGACCCGCTGCGTGAAGCGATCGTGATGTCACTGGAAATCTGCCTCGGTGCCGAGCGCAACATCTTCCAGGAATCGCCGGAGCACGCTTCGCGCGTGATCCTCAGCTCGCCAGTGATCTCGCCGGCCAAGTGGCGTTCGCTGATGAACCTCGACCGCCCGGGTTTCGAGCGGCAGATCATCGACCTCAACTACGACGAAACCGTCGGCCTCGAAGCGGCGATCCGCAACGTCGCCGATCAGGCTGAAGAAGCCGTACGTGCCGGTCGTACCCAGATCGTCCTGAGCGACCGCCATATCGCGCCGGGCAAACTGCCGATCCACGCCTCGATGGCCACCGGCGCGGTACACCACCGCCTGACCGAAAAAGGCTTGCGTTGCGACTCCAACATCCTCGTTGAAACCGCAACTGCCCGCGATCCGCATCACTTTGCGGTGCTGATCGGTTTCGGCGCCTCGGCGGTCTATCCGTTCCTGGCCTACGAAGTGCTGGGCGACCTGATCCGTACCGGTGAAGTCCTGGGCGACCTCTACGAGGTGTTCAAGAACTACCGCAAAGGCATCACCAAAGGTCTGTTGAAGATCCTGTCGAAGATGGGTATCTCGACCATCGCCTCGTACCGTGGTGCTCAGCTGTTCGAAGCCATCGGTCTGTCCGAAGAAGTTTGCGAGCTGAGCTTCCGTGGCGTGCCGAGTCGCATCAAGGGTGCGCGTTTCGTCGACATCGAAGCCGAGCAGAAAGCACTGGCCACTGAAGCCTGGAGTCCGCGCAAGCCGATCCAGCAGGGCGGTCTGCTGAAGTTCGTCCACGGTGGCGAATACCACGCGTACAACCCGGACGTGGTCAACACCCTGCAAGCCGCCGTGCAGCAGGGCGACTACTCCAAGTTCAAGGAATACACCTCGCTGGTGGACAACCGTCCGGTGTCGATGATCCGCGACCTGTTCAAGGTCAAGACCCTCGACACGCCGCTGGACATCAGTGAAATCGAGCCGCTGGAATCGGTGCTCAAGCGCTTCGACTCCGCCGGCATCTCTTTGGGCGCACTGTCGCCGGAAGCTCACGAAGCCCTGGCCGAAGCCATGAACCGCCTCGGTGCGCGTTCCAACTCCGGCGAAGGCGGCGAAGACCCGGCGCGCTACGGCACCATCAAGAGCTCGAAAATCAAGCAGGTTGCGACCGGCCGTTTCGGGGTGACCCCGGAATACCTGGTCAACGCCGAAGTGCTGCAGATCAAGGTCGCCCAGGGCGCCAAGCCGGGCGAGGGCGGGCAACTGCCTGGCGGTAAAGTGAACGGGCTGATCGCCAAGCTGCGTTATGCAGTGCCGGGCGTGACCCTGATTTCGCCACCGCCGCACCACGACATCTATTCGATCGAAGACTTGTCGCAGCTGATCTTCGACCTGAAACAGGTCAACCCGAAGGCACTGGTTTCGGTGAAGCTTGTGGCTGAAGCGGGCGTCGGCACCATCGCCGCCGGTGTGGCCAAGGCCTATGCGGACTTGATCACCATTTCCGGCTACGACGGTGGCACCGGTGCTTCGCCACTGACCTCGATCAAATACGCCGGTGCACCGTGGGAACTCGGCCTGGCCGAAACCCACCAGACCCTGCGCGGCAACGACCTGCGCGGCAAGGTTCGGGTGCAGACCGACGGCGGCCTGAAAACCGGCCTCGACGTGATCAAGGCAGCCATCCTCGGCGCCGAAAGCTTCGGCTTCGGTACCGCGCCGATGATCGCGCTGGGCTGCAAATACCTGCGCATCTGCCACCTCAACAACTGCGCCACCGGCGTCGCGACTCAGAACGAGAAGCTGCGCAAGGATCACTACATCGGCACCGTCGACATGGTGGTGAACTTCTTCACCTACGTCGCCGAAGAAACCCGTGAGTGGCTGGCCAAGCTCGGCGTGCGTTCCCTCGAAGAGCTGATCGGCCGCACCGATCTGCTGGAAATCCTCGAAGGCCAGACCGCCAAGCAACATCACCTGGATCTGACCCCGCTGCTGGGCAGCGATCACATCCCGGCGGACAAGCCGCAGTTCTGCGGCGTCGAGCGCAATCCGCCGTTCGACCAAGGCCTGCTGGCCGAGAGAATGGTCGAGATGGCGACGTCGGCGATCAACGACCTCAGCGGCGCCGAGTTCGAACTGGACATCTGCAACTGCGACCGTTCGATCGGCGCGCGGATCTCCGGCGAAATCGCCCGCAAGCATGGCAATCAGGGCATGGCCAAGGCGCCAGTCACCTTCCGCTTCAAGGGCACTGCGGGTCAGAGCTTCGGCGTGTGGAACGCCGGCGGTCTGAACATGTACCTGGAAGGCGATGCCAACGACTACGTCGGCAAAGGCATGACCGGCGGCAAACTGGTTATCGTGCCGCCGAAGGGCAGCGCTTATCAGACTCAGAACAGCGCCATCATCGGCAACACCTGCCTGTACGGCGCCACTGGCGGCAAACTGTTCGCCGCCGGCACCGCAGGCGAGCGTTTCGCCGTGCGCAACTCCGGTGCCCACACGGTCGTGGAAGGCACTGGTGATCACTGCTGCGAGTACATGACCGGTGGTTTCGTCTGCGTCCTGGGCAAGACCGGTTACAACTTCGGCTCTGGCATGACCGGCGGTTTCGCCTACGTGCTCGACCAGGACAACACCTTCGTTGACCGGGTCAACCACGAACTGGTGGAAATCCAGCGGATCAGCGGCGAGGCGATGGAGGCCTATCGCAGCCACCTGCAGAACGTGCTGAACGAGTACGTCGAGGAAACCGACAGCGAGTGGGGTCGTGAGCTCGCCGAGAACCTCGATGACTACTTGCGTCGTTTCTGGCTGGTCAAGCCGAAGGCTGCCAACCTGAAGTCGTTGCTTTCCAGCACTCGTGCCAACCCGCAGTGA
- a CDS encoding FAD-dependent oxidoreductase encodes MAERLNNDFQFIDVGRKDPKKKLLRQRKKEFVEIYEPFKPQQSADQAHRCLGCGNPYCEWKCPVHNFIPNWLKLVAEGNILQAAELSHQTNTLPEVCGRVCPQDRLCEGACTLNDGFGAVTIGSVEKYITDTAFAMGWRPDMSKVKPTGKRVAIIGAGPAGLGCADVLVRGGVTPVVFDKNPEIGGLLTFGIPEFKLEKTVLSNRREVFTGMGIEFRLNTEVGKDVTMEQLLAEYDAVFMGMGTYTYMKGGFAGEDLPGVYDALDFLIANVNRNLGFEKSPEDFVDMKGKKVVVLGGGDTAMDCNRTSIRQGAKSVTCAYRRDEANMPGSRKEVKNAKEEGVKFLYNRQPIAIVGEDKVEGVKVVETRLGEPDARGRRSPEPIPGSEEIIPADAVVIAFGFRPSPAPWFEQFEIQTDSQGRVVAPEQGQYKHQTSNPKIFAGGDMVRGSDLVVTAIFEGRNAAEGILDYLGV; translated from the coding sequence ATGGCTGAACGTCTGAATAACGACTTCCAGTTCATCGACGTCGGGCGCAAAGATCCGAAGAAGAAACTGTTGCGTCAACGCAAGAAAGAGTTCGTTGAGATCTACGAACCGTTCAAACCCCAGCAGTCGGCCGACCAGGCCCACCGCTGCCTGGGTTGCGGCAACCCGTATTGCGAATGGAAGTGCCCGGTGCACAACTTCATTCCGAACTGGCTGAAGCTGGTGGCCGAGGGCAACATCCTCCAGGCCGCCGAGCTGTCGCACCAGACCAACACCCTGCCGGAAGTCTGCGGCCGGGTGTGCCCGCAGGATCGTCTGTGCGAGGGTGCCTGCACCCTCAACGACGGCTTTGGCGCGGTGACCATCGGTTCGGTCGAGAAGTACATCACCGACACCGCGTTCGCCATGGGCTGGCGCCCGGACATGTCCAAGGTCAAACCGACTGGCAAGCGTGTCGCGATCATCGGTGCAGGCCCGGCGGGCCTCGGTTGTGCCGACGTGCTGGTGCGCGGTGGCGTGACCCCGGTGGTGTTCGACAAGAACCCGGAAATCGGCGGTCTGCTGACCTTCGGCATCCCCGAGTTCAAGCTTGAGAAGACCGTGCTGAGCAATCGCCGCGAAGTCTTCACCGGCATGGGCATCGAGTTCCGCCTCAACACCGAGGTCGGCAAGGACGTGACCATGGAGCAACTGCTCGCCGAATACGATGCCGTGTTCATGGGTATGGGCACCTATACCTACATGAAGGGCGGTTTTGCCGGTGAGGACCTGCCGGGCGTTTACGACGCGCTGGACTTCCTCATCGCCAACGTCAATCGCAACCTGGGCTTTGAAAAGTCGCCGGAAGATTTCGTCGACATGAAAGGCAAGAAGGTTGTGGTGCTGGGCGGCGGTGACACGGCGATGGACTGCAACCGGACTTCGATCCGTCAGGGCGCCAAGTCGGTGACCTGCGCTTATCGGCGTGACGAAGCGAACATGCCCGGCTCGCGCAAAGAGGTGAAGAACGCCAAGGAAGAAGGCGTGAAATTCCTCTACAACCGCCAGCCGATCGCTATCGTTGGTGAAGACAAGGTCGAAGGCGTGAAAGTGGTCGAGACCCGTCTCGGCGAACCGGACGCCCGTGGCCGTCGCAGCCCCGAGCCGATCCCGGGTTCCGAAGAGATCATCCCGGCCGACGCCGTGGTCATCGCTTTCGGTTTCCGTCCGAGCCCGGCACCGTGGTTCGAGCAGTTCGAGATCCAGACCGACAGCCAGGGCCGCGTCGTTGCGCCCGAGCAAGGTCAGTACAAGCACCAGACCAGCAACCCGAAAATCTTTGCCGGTGGCGACATGGTGCGCGGTTCCGACCTGGTGGTGACGGCGATCTTCGAAGGCCGCAATGCGGCTGAAGGGATCCTCGATTACCTGGGCGTCTAA